The Mycobacterium seoulense genomic interval GCAACCACCAAAACGCTCAGGCGCCGCTGTCGTCGCACCTGGCTAGGCTCAATGGGCCGGGTCGCCGGCTGGCGGGTGGTGGTCACGGGCAGCCGCCGCCCGGGTCGCCGAGCTACGCTGGCGCCCACCGGGGGCTGGGTACTGGGAGGCACCGAGGAGGTGGGTAACACTGGGACCGTCGGAGCGTCCGCTGGACGCGGTCACCTTGCGGGACTGGGCGCACACCGCCGTCAGTGACCTCATCACCCACATCGACGAGATCAACCGGCTCAACGTCTTCCCGGTTGCCGATTCCGATACCGGCGCCAACATGCTGTTCACCATGCGCTCGGCGCTGGCCGAGGCCAACGTCGGCGTCAATTCCGAGGGCGGGTCGGCGTGCGTTGCCAAGGCCGCCGCGGCGCTGTCGGCCGGCGCCCTGAACGGCGCGCGCGGCAATTCCGGCGTGATCCTGTCCCAGATCCTGCGCGGCATCGCCGACGTCACCGCCGCCGCGGCGGCCGAGTCCGGCGGTGAGCTGCCCCACATCGACGCCGCCACCCTCGGGGCGTCGTTGCGGCGGGGCGTGGACCTGGTCATCACGTCGATGGGCGGGCGCGAGATCCGCGGGACGATCGTCTCGGTGCTGCGGGCCGCGGCCGACGCCGTCGGTGAGTGCGCCCAGGCCGGGGAAGGGCTCGCCTCGGCGATCGTCGCCGCGGGCGAAGCCGCGGTGGTGGCCCTGGAGAAGACGCCCGAGCAGCTCGACGTGCTCGGCGACGCCGGTGCCGTGGACGCCGGCGGGCGGGGCCTGCTGGTCCTGCTGGACGCCCTGCGCACCACGGTCACCGGCCAGGCACCCGCCCGCACGGTGTACGAGCTGTCGCCGCGGGCGCTGCAACCGCAAAGCGCCGCCGAACGGCCCGCGCCGCAGTTCGAGGTGATGTACCGGCTGGATGGCTGCGATCCGGCCGCGGCGGACGCGCTGCGCGACCGGCTCGGGGAGCTGGGCGATTCCGTGGGGATCGCGGCCGCGCGGTCGTCGGCGCAGCGCACCTACTCGGTACACGTGCACACCGATGACGCCGGCGCCGCGGTCGAGGCGGGGCTGGCGGCCGGGCGGCCGAGCCGCATCGTGATTTCGGTGTTGAGCTCAGGCGCCACCGGGCTGCCGGCCGGCGGCTGGACCCGGGAACGCGCGGTGCTGGCCGTGGTCGACGGCGACGGCGCCGCCGAGCTGTTCGGCGGGGAAGGCGCCTGCGTGCTGCGGCGCGATTCGGCCCCCGGCGACCCGGTCACCAACATCAGCGCCCATCAGCTGATGCGGGCGGTCCTCGACACCGGTGCCGCGCAGGTCATGGTGCTGCCCAACGGCTACGTGCCGGCAGAGGAGCTGGTGGCCGGGTGCACCGCGGCCATCGGCTGGGGCATCGACGTCGTCCCGATTCCGACGGGATCGATGGTGCAGGGGCTGGCCGCGCTGGCCGTGCACGAAAACGGCCGGCAGGCGGTGGACGACGGCTACACCATGGCCCGGGCCGCCGGCGCGGCCAGGCACGGGTCGGTGCGCATCGCGACCGAGAGCGCGTTGACCTGGGCGGGCCGCTGCCAGCCGGGCGACGGGCTGGGTATCGCGGGGGACGAGGTGCTGATCGTGGCTCCCGACGCGATCGCGGCGGCGACCGGTCTGCTCGATCTGTTGCTGGCCTCCGGTGGCGACCTGGTGACGGTGCTGGTGGGCGCGGGCGCCGAAACGGACGAGGCGGCCGCGGCCTTGGGCGACACGCTGGCAGAACACATGCACGATCACCACCCCGGAACGGAGCTGGTCACGTACCGCACCGGCCATCGCGGTGACGCGCTGTTGATCGGGGTCGAATAGCGGTGGCGTCCCTGCGCGACCGGCTGGACTTCGTGGTGGGCGCCAAGGCCGCCGATCAGCTCGACGAGGAGTTGGGCATCCGTACCGTCGACGATCTGCTGCGTCACTATCCGCGCAGCTACACCGAGGGCGCGACCCGCTGGGACTCCGACGACCAGCGTCCGCCGGCCGGCGAGCACATCACGATCGTCGACACCATCACCGAAACCAAGACCTGGCCGATGAAGAAGACCCCGAAGAAGGTGTGCCACCGCATCACCCTCGGCGCCGGGCGCAACAAGGTGACCGCGACCTTCTTCAACGCGAACTACCTGAAGAACGGCCTGACCGAGGGCACCAAGGTGATGCTTTCCGGCGAGGTCGGGTTTTTCAAGAACGTCATGCAGCTGACGCATCCGGCCTTTCTCATCCTCGACTCCCCGGATGGCAAGAATCGCGGCACGAGCTCACTGAAGAACATCGCCATCGCCTCGCAGGCCACCACCGGCGAGCTGCAGATGTCGGCGTTCGAGCGGGCCTTCTTTCCGATCTATCCGGCGACGACGAAGCTGCAAAGCTGGGACATCTTCCGGTGCGTGCGCCAGGTGCTCGACGTCCTGGACCCGGTGGATGATCCGTTACCCGCCGACCTGCGCGGCCGCTACGGCCTGGTCTCCGAGGATCGGGCGTTGCGCGACATCCATCTCGCCGAGGACGAGTCGGCGCGGATGCGGGCCCGGGAACGCCTGACCTTCGATGAAGCCATCGGGTTGCAGTGGGCGCTGGTGGCCCGGCGGCACAGCGAGCTGTCGGAATCGGGGCCGCCGGCGCCGCCACGCCCCGACGGCCTTGCCGCGGAACTGTTGGGGCGGTTGCCGTTCGAGCTGACCGCGGGACAACGCGAAGTGCTCGACGTGTTCGCGCAGGAGCTGGCGGCCACCCGGCCGATGAACCGCCTGCTGCAGGGCGAGGTCGGGTCGGGCAAGACCATCGTCGCGGTGCTGGCGATGCTCCAGCTGGTGGACGCCGGTTACCAGTGTGCGCTGCTGGCCCCCACGGAAGTGCTTGCCGCCCAACACATGCGGTCGATCAACGATGTGCTAGGCCCGTTGGCGATGGCGGGCCAGCTCGGCGGGGCGGATAACGCCACCCGGGTCGCGCTGCTCACCGGGTCGATGACGGCGACGCAGAAGAAGCAGGTCCGTGACGAGGTGGCAACCGGTCAGGCCGGGATCGTCGTCGGCACCCATGCGCTGTTGCAGGGCGCGGTGGAATTCCACAACCTCGGCATGGTGGTCGTCGACGAGCAACACCGGTTCGGCGTCGAACAGCGAGACCAGTTGCGGGCCAAGGCCCGTCCCGGTGTCACACCGCACCTGTTGGTGATGACGGCGACGCCCATTCCGCGCACGGTCGCGCTGACCGTCTACGGCGACCTGGAAACCTCTACGCTGCGCGAACTTCCGCGCGGGCGCCAGCCGATCACCAGCAACGTCATTTTCGTCAAGGAGAAGCCGGCGTGGCTCGAGCGTGCCTGGCGGCGCATCGTCGAAGAGGTTGCGGCCGGCCGCCAGGCCTACGTGGTGGCACCCCGGATCGACGAGACCGACGATCCCGAGAAGCAGGAGCAGAACGTGAGGCCGTCGGAAACCGCCGAGGGTCTGTACGCCCGGCTGCGTTCGGGGGAGCTCGCGAACGTGCGCGTGGGACTGATGCACGGGCGGTTGTCGGCCGACGAGAAGGACGCTGCGATGGCGGCGTTTCGGGCCGGTGAGGTCGATGTGCTGGTGTGCACCACCGTGATCGAGGTGGGTGTGGATGTCCCCAATGCCACCTTGATGCTGGTGATGGACGCCGACCGCTTCGGTATCAGCCAACTGCATCAGCTGCGGGGCCGCATCGGCCGCGGGCAGCATCCCAGCCTGTGCCTGCTGGCGAGCTGGGTGTCACCGGAATCGCCGGCGGGCAAGCGGCTTTCCGCCGTGGCCGCGACCTTGGACGGGTTCGCGCTCGCCGACCTGGACCTCAAGGAGCGCCGGGAGGGCGACGTGTTGGGTCGCAACCAGTCCGGTCGCGCCATCAACCTGCGCCTGCTCTCGTTGGCCGATCACCGCGACGTCATCGAGGCCGCCCGCGACTTCTGCGTCCGCGCCTACGGGGAGGACCCGGCGAGCCCCGAATTGGCCTTGCTCGCAGCGCCTTTCGTCACCACCGACCGGATCGAATACCTGGACAAGTCGTGAATCGTAAGGTGCTGCTGTGGTTGTGCGCGGTCGCGGCACTCGCACTGCTGGTGGCCTACCAGACGGTCGGATCCTCGGCGGCCAGGCACGCCGCCGAATACGCGGCGCGCGCCGACGTTCCGACGGTGCAGCCGGGCACCGACGTGCTCGCGGGTATCGCGGTGCTGCCGCTGCGGGCCCACCGTTATGACTACCGCCGGGCCGCGTTCGGCGACGCGTGGACCGACGACAACGATGCCCCGCTGGGGCACAACGGCTGCGACACCCGCGACGACATCCTCAACCGCGACCTCGTCGACAAGACGCATGTGTCGACCAAACGGTGTCCCGACGCGGTGGCCACCGGCACCCTGCACGATCCGTACACCAACAAGACCATCGACTTCCAGCGCGGCGCCAAGGTCGGCGAGGCGGTGCAGATCGACCACATCGTCCCGCTCGCCTACGCCTGGGACATGGGCGCCTACGCGTGGCCGGCAGACGAGCGCCTGCGGTTCGCCAACGATCCGGCCAACCTGCTGGCCGTCGACGGGCAGGCCAATCAGGACAAGGGCGACGCGGCCCCCGCGCAATGGATGCCGCCGAACGCCGCGTTCGCCTGCCAATACGCGATGCAGTTCATCGCCGTGCTGCGCGGCTATGCGCTGCCGGTGGACCAGCCGTCGACCGGGATATTGCGTCAGGCGGCCGCCACCTGCCCGGCGGCCTAGCTCAGACGCCCTCGAAGGTGTTGGGGTCCGGGCGCAGCCGGGTGCCGTCGTTGAGCCCGTTGATCGCGTCCATGTGCTCGGCGGCCAACTCGAAGTCGAACACGTCGAGGTTCCCGGCGATGTGCTCGGGCCTGGCCGACCGGAAGACGACCGCGTTGCCCAGCTGCAGGTTCCACCGCAGCAGCACCTGGGCGGGCGTCTTGCCGTATTCGCCGGCGACCGAACTCACCGTCGGGTTGTCCATCAGCTTGCCCAACGCCAGCGGCGTGTAGGCCTGGGTGACGACGTTGTGCTCCGCGTCGACCTTGCGGATCTCGGCCTGGTTGAGCAGCGGGTGCAGCTCGACCTGATTGACCGCAGGGGTGACGAAGGTGAGGTCGATGATGTCGGTGACATGCACTTCGGTGAAGTTGGAGACACCGATCGAACGGGCCAGCCCGTTGCCGCGGCACTGGATCAGCCCCCCGAAGGAATTCACATATTCACCGCGGGACGGCACCGGCCAGTGAATCAGGTACAGGTCGATGTAATCGAGGCCCAGCCGCTCCAGGCTCTCTTTGCAGGCCTCCTCGGATCGCAGGAAACCGTGGTCGGCGGCGGCCAGTTTGGTGGTGACGAACAGTTCGGCGCGGGGGATCCCGGAGGCCGCGATCGCGCGTCCGACGGCCGCTTCGTTGCCGTAGGCGGAGGCGGTGTCGATCAGCCGGCAGCCCATCTCCAGCGCCGCCGAGACCGCGCGTTCGGTCTCGTCCTCCGATAAATCCGCGACGCCAAGGCCAAGCACCGGCATCGTGTTTTCGTCATTAAGAGCTATCGAGGGCACGGCAGCGCCCGACTCGCCAGCCAATGTCATTCACCTGCCTGTGAAATTGAAGGTTCGTGGACCGAGCCCGGTGCCGTCATCGAGCGAGGAGATCGACGCCATTGCATCGACGCCATTGCATCGGCGCTGAGTTCGAGGCGATGGGTTCGAAATGAACACGTCGAAACTGCTCGCAATCCATTAGGCGGTTCGGCTTGGGGATCACGATATTACCGAGCTGGAAAATACCACCTCATCAACACCGGGGCGGCTGCGGTGATATCCGGCCGTGGTCTGCATTCCACGAATTCGCCACCACGTAGAGTTGGTCACACGGCAGACCGGACCCCGTAGCCGCCTTGCCGGTGACCGGCGCGGAGCGCGGCACGAGCCGCACCCCCCGGGCCGCCCGGGGCCGAAAGACGTTCATTCGAGGGAGTGCCCATGACCAAGAGCGTGCCCGCGCCGGACCTACACCTCGGACCGAAGCATCCGCCCATGCGGCTGGCCAGTCGCATGCAGGGCGCGGTCTCCACGATCGGCGTCAAGCTCATTCCGTGGATCCCGACACCCGCCAAGCGAGCGCTGTTCGGGGGCCGCTCGGTGACCATCGACGGCAACACCTTGGATCCCACGCTTCAGTTGATGCTCTCCGGTCTGCGCGCCGTCGGCATCGACGGCCTGGTCGTCGACGACGACCCGGTCGCGTCCCGCGCTCAGATGCGCCAGCTGTCGCTCGAACTTCCCGGCCCGCAGATCCACGTCGACGTCGAGGACCTGTCGCTGCCCGGACCGGCGGGCGAGATCCCCGCGCGGCACTACCGTCCCGTCAACGGCGCGTCGGCGCCGCTGCTGGTCTTCTACCACGGCGGCGGATGGTCGATCGGCGACCTGGACTCCTACGACGCGCTCTGCCGGTTGACGTGCCGCGACGCCGGCGTCCACGTGTTGTCGATCGACTACCGGCTGGCGCCCGAGCACCCGGCGCCGGCCGCGGTCGAGGACGCCTACGCCGCCTTCCGGTGGGCGTACGACCACGCCGAGGAACTCGGGGCCGCGCCCGGTCGGGTCGCCGTGGGCGGCGACAGCGCGGGCGGCAACCTGGCCGCCGTCGTCTGCCAGCTGGCCCGCGACGAGGGCGCCCCCGCGCCCGCGCTGCAGTGGCTGATCTACCCGCGGACCGACTTCACCACCCAGACCCGCTCACTGAGCCTGTTCGCCCGCGGGTTCCTGCTGACCAAGCGCGACATCGATTGGTTCGAGTCGCAATACCTGAGGCGTTCGAGCGTCGACCGGGCCGATCCCCGGATATCGCCGCTGCTGGCCGAGTCGCTGGCGGGGCTCGCGCCCGCGCTGATCGCGGTCGCCGGTTTCGATCCGTTGCGCGACGAAGGCGAGAGCTACGCGGCGGCCCTGCAGGCCGCCGGGACCCCCGTCGATCTGCGGTGCATGGGGTCGCTGACGCACGGCTTCGCGAATCTGTTCAAGCTCGGCGGCGGCAGCGCCGCCGCGACCACCGAGTTGATTTCGGCTTTGCGTGCCCACCTGAGCCGGGTCTGACCTGATGCGCGGTTGGCGCCGGTAACCTAGAGGCGCCTACGAACGACACCCCGAGTACCGAAGGATCACGCAGACTGTGGCCGACAAACCCAAACGCCCTCCGCGCTTCGACTTGAAGGCGACCGACGGTAAATCGGGCCGACTCGTTCAGATCGGCGGGACCGCCGTCGTCGTCATCTTCCTGGTCGCGCTGGTCTCCTACATCGTGGTCACGCACCACAAGAAGACCGCCGCCATCGGCGCGGGGGACACGGTGCGCGTGACGTCGAGCAAGCTGGTCACCCAGCCCGGGACCACCAACCCCAAGGCCGTGGTCACGTTCTACGAAGACTTCCTGTGCCCGGCCTGCGGCAACTTCGAGCGCACGTTCGGCCCGACGGTGTCCAGGCTCATCGACGTCGGCGCCATCGCGGCCGACTACTCCATGGTGTCGATCCTCGACAACTCCAGGAACCAGAACTACTCGTCGCGGGCGGGCGCGGCGGCCCTCTGCGTGGCCGACGAGTCCATCGACGCGTTCCGCCGGTTTCACACCGCGCTGTTCACCACCGACCTTCAGCCCAGCGAGCGCGGCAGCAGCTTCCCGGACAACGCGCGGTTGATCGAGCTCGCCCGGGAGGCCGGCGTGGTGGGCAAGGTGCCCGACTGCATCAACAGCGGCAAGTACGTTTCCAAGGTCACCGCCGAGGCGGCGGCCGCGAAGATCAACGCCACGCCGACCATCAAGATCAACGGCGACGATTACGACCCGTCCACGCCCGACGCGCTGGTCGCCAAGATCAAGAGCATCGTGGGCGATGTGCCGGGCATCGACGGGGCCGTCAGCCCTCCGGCCACGTGATCACCCCGGCGTCAGCCCAAACCGAAGACCTGACACCGCAATCGCGTCCCGAAGCGCGCGTGCCGGCGCCCAGCGCGTGGTGGGTGCTGATCGCCGGTGTGATCGGCCTGGTCGCCTCCGCGACGCTGACGGTGGAGAAGATCGACCTGCTGCTCAACCCGGCGTACGTGCCGTCGTGCAACTTCAACCCGATCCTGTCGTGCGGCTCGGTGATGGTCACGCCGCAGGCGTCGGTGCTGGGATTCCCCAATCCGCTGCTCGGCCTGGGGGCGTTCACCGTGGTGGTCGTGACCGGGCTGTTGGCGGTGACCAAAGTGGCGTTGCCGCAATGGTATTGGATCGGGTTGACGGTCGGGCTGGTGATCGGGGCCGTGTTCGTGCACTGGCTGATCTACGAAAGCCTGTACAGCATCGGCGCGTTGTGCCCGTACTGCATGGTGGTCTGGGCGGCCACCATCACCTTGCTGGTGGTCGCCGCGTCGATCGCGTGCCGCCCGGCGCTGCAGCGCCGGGGACGCGGTGTGGCATGGATGTTGTACCAATGGCGGTGGTCCATCGTCGCGCTGTGGTTCACCGCGGTGTTTCTGCTGATCATGGCGCGGTTCTGGGACTATTGGTCGACGCTGCTGTAAGTGTTGCCACGTGACCCGAATCATCGGCGGGGTGGCCGGCGGCCGGCGCATCGCCGTCCCGCAACGGGGGACCAGACCGACGACCGATCGGGTGCGTGAGTCGCTCTTCAACATCCTGACCGCGCGGCACGAACTGAGCGGCGCCGCCGTGCTGGACCTCTACGCCGGTTCGGGCGCACTGGGATTGGAGGCGCTGTCCCGCGGGGCGGCTTCGGCGCTGTTCGTGGAATCGGATCAGCGCAGCGCGTCGGTCATCGCACGCAATATCGACGCCCTGGGTTTGACCGGTGCGACCGTGCGCCGCGGCGCGGTCGCGACTGTCCTGGCGGCCGGGCCCGCGAGCACGGTCGACGTCGTCCTGGCCGACCCGCCCTACGACGTCGAGAACGCCGAGGTGGAGGCGGTGCTGACGGCTCTGGTCAGCCACGGTTGGGTGGACGCCGGAACCGTGGCGGTGGTGGAGCGCGCGGCGACCGGTGCGCCGCTGGCCTGGCCGGCCGGCTGGTCCGTGTGGCCGCCACGCGTGTACGGCGACACCCGACTGGAGATGGCCGAACGACGCTGAGGCGGACGTGTAGCGTCTTTCGACATGAGTGGCGCGGTATGCCCCGGGTCGTTTGATCCAGTGACGTTGGGCCACATCGACGTCTTCGAACGGGCG includes:
- a CDS encoding DAK2 domain-containing protein, producing MGPSERPLDAVTLRDWAHTAVSDLITHIDEINRLNVFPVADSDTGANMLFTMRSALAEANVGVNSEGGSACVAKAAAALSAGALNGARGNSGVILSQILRGIADVTAAAAAESGGELPHIDAATLGASLRRGVDLVITSMGGREIRGTIVSVLRAAADAVGECAQAGEGLASAIVAAGEAAVVALEKTPEQLDVLGDAGAVDAGGRGLLVLLDALRTTVTGQAPARTVYELSPRALQPQSAAERPAPQFEVMYRLDGCDPAAADALRDRLGELGDSVGIAAARSSAQRTYSVHVHTDDAGAAVEAGLAAGRPSRIVISVLSSGATGLPAGGWTRERAVLAVVDGDGAAELFGGEGACVLRRDSAPGDPVTNISAHQLMRAVLDTGAAQVMVLPNGYVPAEELVAGCTAAIGWGIDVVPIPTGSMVQGLAALAVHENGRQAVDDGYTMARAAGAARHGSVRIATESALTWAGRCQPGDGLGIAGDEVLIVAPDAIAAATGLLDLLLASGGDLVTVLVGAGAETDEAAAALGDTLAEHMHDHHPGTELVTYRTGHRGDALLIGVE
- the recG gene encoding ATP-dependent DNA helicase RecG, coding for MASLRDRLDFVVGAKAADQLDEELGIRTVDDLLRHYPRSYTEGATRWDSDDQRPPAGEHITIVDTITETKTWPMKKTPKKVCHRITLGAGRNKVTATFFNANYLKNGLTEGTKVMLSGEVGFFKNVMQLTHPAFLILDSPDGKNRGTSSLKNIAIASQATTGELQMSAFERAFFPIYPATTKLQSWDIFRCVRQVLDVLDPVDDPLPADLRGRYGLVSEDRALRDIHLAEDESARMRARERLTFDEAIGLQWALVARRHSELSESGPPAPPRPDGLAAELLGRLPFELTAGQREVLDVFAQELAATRPMNRLLQGEVGSGKTIVAVLAMLQLVDAGYQCALLAPTEVLAAQHMRSINDVLGPLAMAGQLGGADNATRVALLTGSMTATQKKQVRDEVATGQAGIVVGTHALLQGAVEFHNLGMVVVDEQHRFGVEQRDQLRAKARPGVTPHLLVMTATPIPRTVALTVYGDLETSTLRELPRGRQPITSNVIFVKEKPAWLERAWRRIVEEVAAGRQAYVVAPRIDETDDPEKQEQNVRPSETAEGLYARLRSGELANVRVGLMHGRLSADEKDAAMAAFRAGEVDVLVCTTVIEVGVDVPNATLMLVMDADRFGISQLHQLRGRIGRGQHPSLCLLASWVSPESPAGKRLSAVAATLDGFALADLDLKERREGDVLGRNQSGRAINLRLLSLADHRDVIEAARDFCVRAYGEDPASPELALLAAPFVTTDRIEYLDKS
- a CDS encoding HNH endonuclease family protein — translated: MNRKVLLWLCAVAALALLVAYQTVGSSAARHAAEYAARADVPTVQPGTDVLAGIAVLPLRAHRYDYRRAAFGDAWTDDNDAPLGHNGCDTRDDILNRDLVDKTHVSTKRCPDAVATGTLHDPYTNKTIDFQRGAKVGEAVQIDHIVPLAYAWDMGAYAWPADERLRFANDPANLLAVDGQANQDKGDAAPAQWMPPNAAFACQYAMQFIAVLRGYALPVDQPSTGILRQAAATCPAA
- a CDS encoding aldo/keto reductase, yielding MAGESGAAVPSIALNDENTMPVLGLGVADLSEDETERAVSAALEMGCRLIDTASAYGNEAAVGRAIAASGIPRAELFVTTKLAAADHGFLRSEEACKESLERLGLDYIDLYLIHWPVPSRGEYVNSFGGLIQCRGNGLARSIGVSNFTEVHVTDIIDLTFVTPAVNQVELHPLLNQAEIRKVDAEHNVVTQAYTPLALGKLMDNPTVSSVAGEYGKTPAQVLLRWNLQLGNAVVFRSARPEHIAGNLDVFDFELAAEHMDAINGLNDGTRLRPDPNTFEGV
- a CDS encoding alpha/beta hydrolase — translated: MTKSVPAPDLHLGPKHPPMRLASRMQGAVSTIGVKLIPWIPTPAKRALFGGRSVTIDGNTLDPTLQLMLSGLRAVGIDGLVVDDDPVASRAQMRQLSLELPGPQIHVDVEDLSLPGPAGEIPARHYRPVNGASAPLLVFYHGGGWSIGDLDSYDALCRLTCRDAGVHVLSIDYRLAPEHPAPAAVEDAYAAFRWAYDHAEELGAAPGRVAVGGDSAGGNLAAVVCQLARDEGAPAPALQWLIYPRTDFTTQTRSLSLFARGFLLTKRDIDWFESQYLRRSSVDRADPRISPLLAESLAGLAPALIAVAGFDPLRDEGESYAAALQAAGTPVDLRCMGSLTHGFANLFKLGGGSAAATTELISALRAHLSRV
- a CDS encoding DsbA family protein, which encodes MADKPKRPPRFDLKATDGKSGRLVQIGGTAVVVIFLVALVSYIVVTHHKKTAAIGAGDTVRVTSSKLVTQPGTTNPKAVVTFYEDFLCPACGNFERTFGPTVSRLIDVGAIAADYSMVSILDNSRNQNYSSRAGAAALCVADESIDAFRRFHTALFTTDLQPSERGSSFPDNARLIELAREAGVVGKVPDCINSGKYVSKVTAEAAAAKINATPTIKINGDDYDPSTPDALVAKIKSIVGDVPGIDGAVSPPAT
- a CDS encoding vitamin K epoxide reductase family protein; its protein translation is MITPASAQTEDLTPQSRPEARVPAPSAWWVLIAGVIGLVASATLTVEKIDLLLNPAYVPSCNFNPILSCGSVMVTPQASVLGFPNPLLGLGAFTVVVVTGLLAVTKVALPQWYWIGLTVGLVIGAVFVHWLIYESLYSIGALCPYCMVVWAATITLLVVAASIACRPALQRRGRGVAWMLYQWRWSIVALWFTAVFLLIMARFWDYWSTLL
- the rsmD gene encoding 16S rRNA (guanine(966)-N(2))-methyltransferase RsmD, which codes for MTRIIGGVAGGRRIAVPQRGTRPTTDRVRESLFNILTARHELSGAAVLDLYAGSGALGLEALSRGAASALFVESDQRSASVIARNIDALGLTGATVRRGAVATVLAAGPASTVDVVLADPPYDVENAEVEAVLTALVSHGWVDAGTVAVVERAATGAPLAWPAGWSVWPPRVYGDTRLEMAERR